A DNA window from Nitrospirota bacterium contains the following coding sequences:
- a CDS encoding regulatory protein RecX, which yields MKDSQNKARQYALKLLGYRGRSAQEMQERLEKRGFPISVVSSTMKYLIGKGFIDDLVLAETLKTDALSSRMLSRNGARQYLLRRGIRRDIVDRVFHEDNHSDFDNARRLVHKRLRVLRGCSEMTAKRRLYNFLLRRGYSSDTIVQVFKDIAFEEEKS from the coding sequence TTGAAAGATTCTCAAAATAAGGCAAGACAGTACGCGTTGAAATTGCTTGGCTACAGGGGAAGGAGTGCACAGGAAATGCAGGAACGGCTTGAAAAAAGAGGGTTTCCAATCTCTGTTGTCTCTTCCACAATGAAGTACCTTATCGGAAAAGGGTTTATCGATGATCTGGTTCTTGCAGAAACACTCAAGACCGATGCCCTGAGTTCGAGGATGCTGAGCAGGAACGGGGCAAGACAATATCTTCTGAGGAGGGGAATCAGGCGCGATATCGTTGACCGTGTATTTCATGAAGATAACCACAGCGATTTTGACAATGCCCGCAGGCTGGTTCATAAGAGACTCAGGGTCCTCAGGGGCTGTTCAGAAATGACCGCAAAACGTCGTCTGTATAACTTTCTGTTGAGAAGGGGATATTCTTCAGATACAATAGTACAGGTTTTTAAAGACATTGCCTTCGAGGAGGAAAAGTCATGA
- a CDS encoding PilT/PilU family type 4a pilus ATPase — MDINELLRHATSLRASDVHIKVGSPPILRIYGELTPLTTEKKLSHEDAMKIALSVMTPGQTEVFKRKNDIDLAYSVPGLGRFRCNIFMQRGTVGLVFRVIPMRIPTIDELHLPEVIKKIAMEQRGLVLVTGTTGSGKSTTLAAMIDLINGNRTEHIMTIEDPIEYLHRDKKSIVNQREIGSDTESFSKALRQALRQDPDIILVGEMRDFETIQTSLVAAETGHLVLSTLHTIDAAETINRIIAVFPPYQHKQVRMQLSSVLKGIISMRLMPMADGKGRVPAVEVLIATTTIKDCILDPDKTKIIPDVIEQGTLHYGMQTFDQSLIVLYKQGLITYEEALRRATKPDDFVLKVKGIHSTSELTLEEQIAIRPVMTPEKEDKGKMKIERFSK; from the coding sequence ATGGATATCAATGAACTTTTGCGACATGCAACCTCTCTTCGTGCATCAGACGTTCATATCAAAGTTGGCTCTCCGCCTATTCTGAGGATATACGGAGAACTCACACCGCTCACCACAGAAAAAAAGCTGAGTCATGAGGACGCAATGAAGATTGCATTATCGGTCATGACCCCTGGGCAGACAGAGGTATTCAAGAGAAAAAATGATATCGACCTGGCTTACAGCGTGCCTGGTCTCGGGAGGTTCAGATGCAATATCTTTATGCAGAGGGGCACAGTGGGTCTTGTTTTCAGGGTCATTCCCATGAGAATTCCGACTATCGATGAACTGCATCTTCCCGAAGTAATTAAAAAAATTGCGATGGAACAGAGGGGTCTTGTCCTTGTTACGGGAACTACCGGAAGTGGAAAGTCAACAACTCTCGCGGCGATGATTGATCTCATAAACGGCAACCGCACCGAACATATCATGACGATCGAAGATCCCATTGAATACCTTCACAGGGACAAGAAGAGCATAGTCAATCAGAGAGAAATAGGCAGCGATACGGAATCATTCAGCAAGGCGCTGCGTCAGGCACTGAGACAGGATCCGGACATTATACTTGTGGGTGAAATGCGTGACTTCGAGACAATACAGACCTCTCTCGTTGCGGCAGAAACAGGCCATCTGGTGCTCAGTACGCTCCATACAATAGATGCGGCAGAAACGATTAACAGGATTATTGCGGTATTTCCTCCCTATCAGCATAAACAGGTACGAATGCAGCTCTCTTCAGTACTGAAAGGCATCATTTCCATGAGACTTATGCCGATGGCCGACGGAAAAGGAAGGGTTCCGGCTGTAGAAGTCCTTATCGCAACAACCACTATCAAAGACTGCATTCTTGACCCGGATAAAACAAAGATTATTCCGGATGTGATCGAACAGGGGACTCTCCATTACGGGATGCAGACATTTGACCAGTCTCTTATCGTTCTTTACAAGCAGGGATTGATAACCTATGAAGAGGCGTTGAGAAGGGCCACAAAACCAGATGACTTTGTACTTAAGGTAAAAGGCATACATTCAACGAGTGAGCTTACCCTTGAAGAGCAGATCGCTATCAGGCCTGTCATGACTCCCGAAAAGGAAGATAAGGGCAAGATGAAAATTGAAAGATTCTCAAAATAA
- the recA gene encoding recombinase RecA has product MTNKDKTRAIEMAISQIEKSFGKGSIMKLGAEGIAEGIQVIPTGSLALDIATGIGGFPRGRVVEIFGPESSGKTTLALGAIAQAQAAGGSAAFIDAEHALDVSYAQKLGVRIEDLLISQPDTGEQALEVAEVLVRSGALDVIAIDSVAALVPKAEIEGDMGDSLPGLQARLMSQALRKLTAAISKSLTTVIFINQIRMKIGVMFGSPETTTGGNALKFYSSMRLDIRRIENIKENQETIGGRVRVKVVKNKVAPPFKQAEFDIYFNEGISRVGEIVDLGVEKGIIEKSGSWYSYVSNKIGQGRENSKEFLRNNLEVCNEIENKIIEAFNLRR; this is encoded by the coding sequence ATGACGAATAAAGATAAGACCAGGGCAATCGAGATGGCTATTTCCCAGATCGAAAAGAGTTTCGGCAAAGGCTCAATCATGAAGCTCGGGGCTGAAGGGATTGCCGAGGGCATTCAGGTAATCCCCACAGGGTCCCTTGCCCTCGATATCGCAACAGGCATCGGAGGTTTTCCGAGAGGAAGGGTTGTAGAAATATTCGGGCCTGAATCTTCAGGAAAAACAACACTTGCCTTGGGTGCCATTGCACAGGCTCAGGCAGCCGGAGGATCTGCAGCGTTTATTGATGCAGAGCATGCACTTGATGTGAGCTATGCCCAGAAGCTCGGGGTCAGAATAGAAGACCTTCTCATCTCGCAGCCCGATACCGGGGAACAAGCACTCGAAGTCGCTGAGGTCCTTGTCAGAAGCGGAGCTCTGGATGTGATTGCGATCGATTCAGTTGCCGCGCTCGTTCCAAAGGCCGAGATAGAGGGAGATATGGGAGATTCACTGCCGGGACTTCAGGCAAGACTTATGAGTCAGGCGTTGAGAAAACTGACCGCAGCGATATCAAAGTCTCTCACAACTGTAATATTCATAAACCAGATACGAATGAAGATCGGGGTCATGTTCGGAAGCCCTGAAACAACAACAGGCGGAAACGCGCTGAAATTCTATTCCTCAATGAGGCTCGATATCAGGAGAATAGAAAATATCAAGGAAAATCAGGAGACGATAGGCGGCCGTGTGAGGGTAAAAGTGGTAAAGAACAAGGTTGCTCCTCCTTTCAAGCAGGCTGAATTCGATATCTATTTCAATGAGGGAATTTCAAGGGTTGGAGAAATAGTCGATCTCGGTGTCGAGAAGGGAATAATAGAGAAATCAGGCTCCTGGTACAGTTATGTAAGCAATAAAATCGGCCAGGGAAGAGAAAATTCCAAGGAATTTCTTAGAAATAATCTTGAAGTCTGCAATGAGATAGAAAACAAGATCATTGAGGCATTCAATTTAAGGAGGTAG